Proteins encoded together in one Oceanobacillus iheyensis HTE831 window:
- a CDS encoding 5-methyltetrahydropteroyltriglutamate--homocysteine S-methyltransferase, giving the protein MTKTVIKAPFRADHVGSLLRPERLHQARKDYTNGSISEKELRDIQTEEIERIVDKQIEVGLQAVTDGEFRRLWWHTDFLEELNGIEGYIPEKGYLFKGIETERYNIRNSGKISFPKDHSFVKDFIEFQQIVGDRAVAKQTIPSPNQLFHKGTRNPEVYPDIQSYAEDIISTYRDAIQAFYDAGCRYLQLDDVYIAGLNVDELITFEEDLSRQELIDLSLHVVNSVLENKPDDLIVTTHLCRGNYRSAWAFEGSYAHIAPTLFANEKVDGFFLEYDDDRSGSFEPLSHIPNGGPQVVIGAITSKFGVLEDKEEIINKIKDASQYIPLDQISLSPQCGFASTHQGNKLTEEDQWNKLRYIVELSKEIWE; this is encoded by the coding sequence ATGACAAAAACAGTTATTAAAGCACCATTTCGCGCAGACCATGTAGGTAGCTTACTACGACCAGAGCGTTTACACCAGGCAAGAAAAGATTATACAAATGGAAGTATTTCAGAAAAAGAATTGCGAGACATTCAAACAGAAGAAATCGAGCGCATCGTAGACAAACAAATTGAGGTTGGTTTACAAGCTGTTACAGACGGTGAGTTCCGTCGATTATGGTGGCATACGGACTTTTTAGAAGAATTAAATGGCATAGAAGGTTATATTCCAGAAAAAGGTTACTTATTCAAAGGAATTGAAACGGAGAGATATAACATCCGTAATAGTGGAAAGATCAGTTTTCCAAAAGACCATTCATTTGTGAAGGATTTCATTGAGTTTCAACAAATAGTAGGGGATCGTGCTGTAGCAAAACAAACCATCCCTAGTCCAAATCAATTATTTCACAAAGGAACGCGCAATCCTGAAGTTTATCCAGATATCCAATCGTATGCAGAGGATATTATTAGTACGTATCGAGATGCAATTCAAGCATTTTACGATGCTGGATGTCGATACCTGCAATTAGATGATGTATACATTGCTGGATTGAACGTAGATGAGTTAATAACATTTGAAGAAGATTTATCTCGTCAAGAGTTGATTGATTTATCTTTACATGTTGTAAACAGTGTACTTGAGAATAAACCAGATGACTTAATAGTAACGACACACTTATGTAGAGGAAACTATCGATCTGCCTGGGCATTTGAAGGAAGTTATGCTCATATCGCCCCAACCTTATTTGCTAATGAAAAAGTGGACGGATTTTTCTTAGAGTATGATGATGATCGTTCAGGAAGCTTTGAGCCTCTTTCTCACATTCCTAACGGTGGCCCACAGGTCGTCATTGGGGCAATCACTTCTAAATTCGGTGTGCTAGAAGACAAAGAAGAAATCATTAATAAAATCAAAGATGCGTCACAATACATCCCGCTAGATCAAATTTCACTTAGTCCACAATGTGGATTTGCATCAACTCATCAAGGAAATAAATTAACAGAAGAGGATCAGTGGAATAAATTACGATATATTGTAGAGCTTTCCAAAGAGATTTGGGAATAA
- a CDS encoding MBL fold metallo-hydrolase — MLTKITEDIFQFVVRFKGAMGEVNCYLIKGENGYTVIDTGIYSTGTKETWKTVLDNYQIEKLILTHTHEDHIGLAKWFQEEYAIPVFVSRRGYKEMLKGRDRKVHMERMKALIKRHGTPPLPLKIKDFSFIYDFEPDGFFDDFDEVVLGNKPYQAIWTPGHAPDHYCFYNTQEEVMIIGDHVIEHLSPVIGLWMGEELNPLKDYLPSLLELQEYPSKLALPGHGKVMVNLSERITETYNRHLFRLEELKRLLSDKPMSAFKITTKIYGPMKGTAFVSQFMATLTRLIYLAEKEDIQSVEENGKVLYKAK, encoded by the coding sequence ATGTTAACGAAAATTACAGAAGATATATTTCAATTCGTAGTTCGATTTAAAGGTGCAATGGGGGAAGTGAATTGTTATTTAATAAAAGGAGAGAATGGATATACTGTCATAGATACTGGTATTTATTCAACGGGAACTAAGGAAACATGGAAGACCGTTTTGGATAATTATCAGATTGAAAAACTAATATTAACCCATACTCATGAGGATCATATAGGATTGGCAAAGTGGTTTCAAGAGGAATATGCCATTCCTGTCTTTGTTTCTAGAAGAGGGTATAAAGAAATGCTAAAGGGAAGAGACCGAAAAGTACATATGGAAAGAATGAAAGCATTAATAAAGCGTCATGGTACACCACCATTACCGTTAAAAATAAAGGATTTTTCTTTTATCTATGATTTTGAACCGGACGGATTTTTTGATGATTTTGATGAAGTGGTTTTAGGAAATAAACCTTATCAAGCGATTTGGACACCAGGACATGCACCAGATCACTACTGTTTTTATAATACGCAAGAGGAAGTAATGATTATAGGAGATCATGTGATAGAGCATCTTTCACCAGTTATTGGGTTATGGATGGGAGAAGAGTTGAACCCTTTAAAGGATTATTTACCATCCTTATTAGAATTACAGGAATATCCAAGTAAGTTAGCATTACCCGGCCATGGAAAAGTGATGGTAAATTTATCAGAACGGATAACGGAAACGTATAACCGACATCTTTTTCGACTTGAAGAACTCAAACGACTTCTATCAGACAAACCGATGTCAGCTTTTAAAATCACTACAAAAATTTATGGACCGATGAAAGGGACTGCTTTTGTCAGTCAATTTATGGCAACATTAACACGTTTAATTTATTTAGCAGAAAAAGAGGATATACAAAGTGTAGAGGAGAACGGTAAAGTACTCTACAAGGCGAAATAA
- a CDS encoding CBS domain-containing protein, protein MYKNSERFITAFNRIDKALKSQLQKKEMGFSRAVRVLSDSNATIKRYYDDLLEFAELRNAIIHNRINVSYAIAEPHDTIVERIEKIEEDFTSPKQVKNAFIKQVVTFQLNDSVQKLLQVVRDRGLTKLPIYKHQDFKGLITHKGIARWIANSMNDSQQITNATAEDILQYEKSDNHLFISEEMSVYEAAEVFSEQVGKGNRLAALLITKTGKEDEKLVGIITNWDIMEI, encoded by the coding sequence ATGTATAAAAATTCAGAACGCTTTATTACAGCATTTAATCGTATAGACAAAGCATTAAAATCACAATTACAGAAAAAAGAAATGGGTTTCTCAAGAGCAGTCCGTGTTTTATCAGATTCTAATGCTACGATAAAACGATATTACGATGATTTATTGGAATTTGCTGAACTGAGAAATGCAATTATTCATAACCGTATCAATGTTTCCTATGCGATTGCAGAACCTCATGATACAATTGTGGAACGAATCGAAAAAATAGAAGAAGATTTTACAAGTCCAAAACAAGTAAAGAATGCATTTATAAAACAAGTGGTTACATTCCAATTAAACGATTCTGTACAAAAGTTACTTCAGGTAGTAAGAGATAGAGGATTAACGAAGTTACCGATATATAAGCATCAAGATTTTAAAGGTTTAATTACACATAAGGGCATTGCTCGTTGGATCGCAAATTCAATGAATGATAGTCAACAGATCACTAATGCAACTGCTGAAGATATTTTACAATATGAAAAATCAGATAATCATCTTTTTATAAGCGAGGAAATGTCTGTATATGAAGCTGCTGAGGTATTTTCAGAACAAGTCGGAAAAGGGAATCGGCTCGCGGCATTGCTTATAACAAAAACAGGGAAAGAGGATGAAAAGTTGGTAGGCATAATTACCAATTGGGATATTATGGAGATATAG
- a CDS encoding 3'-5' exonuclease, which produces MVKFAAIDFETANEKRNSACSVGVVIMNDTEIIDEFYTLINPLASFRSGNVFIHGITEEQVQEAPTFAELWPTLSAYLEDTILIAHNASFDMSVLRQSLNKYDIPCPNYTSLCTVKISRLIWPQLENHKLHTVANHHGIALNHHHAMDDARASAKIFLASLAEQKIGTTEEFIERWLVSKKGKSARKPKATKLYF; this is translated from the coding sequence ATGGTTAAGTTTGCAGCGATAGATTTTGAAACAGCAAACGAAAAAAGAAATAGTGCCTGTTCCGTAGGTGTAGTAATTATGAATGATACTGAAATTATAGATGAGTTTTACACGCTCATTAATCCGTTAGCTTCATTCCGCTCAGGAAATGTCTTTATACATGGAATTACCGAAGAACAAGTACAGGAGGCACCGACCTTTGCTGAATTATGGCCAACATTATCAGCGTATTTAGAAGACACGATATTAATTGCCCACAATGCAAGTTTTGATATGAGTGTTCTACGTCAATCTTTGAATAAATACGACATCCCATGTCCAAATTATACGTCGCTCTGTACGGTTAAAATCTCACGGTTAATTTGGCCGCAATTAGAAAATCATAAATTACATACGGTGGCAAATCACCACGGTATAGCGTTAAATCATCATCATGCGATGGATGATGCTCGAGCGTCTGCAAAAATCTTTTTGGCATCTTTGGCAGAGCAGAAAATAGGTACAACGGAAGAATTTATAGAACGGTGGCTCGTTTCCAAAAAAGGAAAATCAGCTAGAAAACCAAAAGCTACAAAATTATATTTCTAG
- a CDS encoding acyl-CoA synthetase — MELNQIDTELDRLINRVRRNTLGDLLTRTSERYPDKNAIAYRSERLTYQELDNLVNQTANGFLNIGIKKGDKLILVSKNSLDFVLVTYALAKIGAVLIPVNYMLTSQEIRYILENSMAIGVMASTEFRDVVIAAAEDKNLEHYIALEVVPTEVESSGQWIALNQIQSNQSSTMPEVEIYDDDLAHILYTSGTESKPKGVMLTHKSIVSEYVSTIIDCKMESHDISIHALPLYHSAQLHVFLGPSIYIGSSGVILPSASPELILETIEKEQVTQLFCPPTVWIGLLRHPDFNKRDLSSLKKGYYGAAIMPMEIIKELTERLPQIELWNCYGQTEVAPLATVLQPKDQLRKLGSAGLPSLNVQTKIIDANGEEVARGIVGEIVHRTPHAMTGYLYATEKTKEAFKHGWFHSGDLGFMDEEGYITIVDRKKDMIITGGVNVSSREVEEVIYEIDGVSEVAVISVPDPYWGEAVTAIIVLKEENIVTKQQVIEYCSGRLSKFKIPKYVDFTDVLPKNPSGKVLKRSLRNNYEDVDFSTL, encoded by the coding sequence TTGGAATTAAATCAAATCGATACAGAGTTAGATAGATTAATTAATCGAGTACGAAGAAATACATTAGGCGATCTATTAACAAGAACAAGTGAGCGCTATCCGGATAAAAATGCAATCGCTTACAGGTCTGAAAGACTAACCTATCAAGAACTTGATAACCTTGTAAATCAAACAGCTAATGGATTTCTGAATATCGGGATTAAAAAGGGTGACAAGCTAATTTTAGTTTCAAAAAATAGTTTGGACTTTGTACTTGTCACGTATGCACTTGCTAAAATTGGAGCAGTATTAATTCCTGTTAATTACATGCTTACATCCCAGGAAATACGGTATATATTAGAAAATTCAATGGCAATAGGTGTAATGGCGTCTACTGAATTTAGAGATGTAGTAATAGCTGCAGCAGAAGATAAAAACCTTGAACATTATATAGCCTTAGAAGTTGTACCAACAGAGGTGGAATCAAGCGGTCAGTGGATAGCATTAAATCAAATTCAATCGAATCAATCTTCTACAATGCCAGAGGTGGAAATTTATGATGATGATTTAGCACATATATTGTATACAAGTGGAACTGAATCAAAACCAAAAGGTGTAATGTTGACTCATAAAAGTATCGTAAGTGAATATGTCAGTACTATTATTGATTGTAAAATGGAAAGTCATGATATTTCTATACATGCATTGCCTCTTTATCATAGTGCACAACTTCATGTATTCTTAGGTCCAAGTATATACATCGGATCAAGTGGCGTCATCCTTCCTTCTGCTAGTCCGGAATTAATCTTAGAAACCATTGAAAAAGAGCAAGTAACTCAATTATTTTGCCCTCCAACTGTATGGATTGGCTTATTACGGCATCCAGATTTTAATAAAAGAGATTTAAGTTCCTTGAAAAAAGGTTACTATGGAGCAGCAATTATGCCAATGGAAATTATTAAAGAGTTGACGGAAAGACTTCCGCAAATCGAACTTTGGAACTGCTATGGGCAGACAGAAGTAGCTCCATTAGCAACGGTACTACAACCAAAAGACCAATTACGAAAGTTAGGTTCAGCTGGATTACCGAGTTTAAATGTACAGACAAAAATTATAGATGCCAATGGAGAGGAAGTTGCTCGCGGAATCGTTGGAGAAATTGTACATCGAACCCCTCACGCGATGACGGGATATTTATATGCTACAGAAAAAACGAAAGAGGCGTTTAAGCACGGATGGTTCCATAGTGGAGATTTAGGATTTATGGATGAAGAAGGGTATATCACGATTGTAGATCGCAAGAAGGATATGATAATTACTGGAGGAGTAAATGTATCTAGTCGTGAAGTTGAAGAGGTTATATATGAAATTGATGGCGTATCAGAAGTAGCTGTAATTAGTGTTCCAGATCCTTATTGGGGAGAAGCAGTTACTGCTATTATTGTATTAAAAGAAGAAAATATAGTTACAAAACAACAAGTCATCGAATATTGCAGTGGTCGGTTATCCAAGTTTAAAATACCAAAATATGTAGATTTTACGGATGTATTACCGAAAAATCCGAGCGGAAAAGTCTTAAAACGATCGTTACGAAATAATTATGAAGATGTGGATTTTTCTACTTTGTGA
- the sspL gene encoding small, acid-soluble spore protein L yields MNQKNTNWSKKQVNSSVNPQGKSEDEASQSPESQLEQRAKKKNTKL; encoded by the coding sequence TTGAACCAAAAAAATACTAATTGGAGCAAAAAACAAGTAAACTCTAGTGTGAATCCACAGGGGAAGTCAGAAGATGAAGCTAGTCAGTCCCCAGAAAGCCAATTAGAACAACGTGCTAAGAAAAAGAATACAAAGTTATAG
- a CDS encoding VOC family protein — protein sequence MDFKIKNIDHIQLSAPTGSEDEARDFYINILGFEEEIKPKVLQKNGGVWFKSEGVSLHIGIEEPFQSLKKAHPAIEVENLPIFQRYIEEKGIVTQSDNKLPGAIRFYVRDPFGNRLEFLEWNKK from the coding sequence ATGGACTTTAAAATTAAAAACATTGATCACATCCAGTTATCAGCACCAACAGGATCTGAGGATGAAGCGAGAGATTTTTATATTAATATACTCGGGTTTGAAGAAGAAATAAAACCAAAGGTATTACAGAAAAATGGTGGTGTTTGGTTTAAATCAGAGGGAGTTTCTTTGCATATAGGTATTGAGGAACCCTTCCAATCGCTAAAAAAAGCACATCCTGCAATCGAAGTAGAAAATCTTCCAATTTTCCAACGTTATATAGAAGAAAAAGGGATAGTGACACAATCCGATAATAAACTACCAGGTGCGATCCGATTTTATGTGCGCGACCCTTTCGGTAATCGTTTAGAGTTTTTAGAGTGGAACAAAAAATAA
- a CDS encoding xanthine phosphoribosyltransferase, with product MELLKNKIIEEGRVLSDTVLKVDSFLNHQVDPKLMKQVGEEFAKKFRNTGITKILTIESSGIAPATMTGLELDVPVIFARKRKSLTLTDHLFTAEVYSYTKKTSNEISVSKDFLHEDDIVLVMDDFLANGQAALGLLEIAKQAKATVVGVGIVIEKGFQTGGKQLRDKGIRVESLAIVESLSDGTVRFKEEARI from the coding sequence ATGGAGTTACTAAAGAATAAAATCATCGAAGAAGGAAGAGTGTTGTCGGATACTGTGTTAAAGGTTGATTCTTTTCTAAATCATCAAGTAGACCCTAAATTAATGAAGCAAGTTGGAGAAGAATTTGCAAAAAAATTTAGAAATACTGGAATTACAAAAATATTAACCATTGAATCTTCAGGAATTGCACCTGCAACAATGACAGGTTTGGAGTTAGACGTTCCAGTAATTTTTGCAAGAAAAAGAAAATCGCTCACACTAACCGATCATCTTTTTACTGCGGAAGTATACTCCTATACAAAAAAGACATCGAATGAAATTTCTGTTTCAAAAGATTTTCTCCATGAAGACGATATTGTCTTAGTTATGGATGATTTCTTAGCAAATGGCCAAGCAGCCTTAGGTCTATTAGAAATAGCGAAACAAGCGAAAGCGACAGTAGTGGGTGTAGGTATTGTAATCGAAAAAGGTTTTCAAACTGGCGGAAAACAGCTAAGAGATAAAGGTATTCGAGTAGAATCTTTAGCCATAGTAGAATCATTATCGGATGGAACAGTAAGGTTTAAAGAGGAGGCTCGTATATAA
- a CDS encoding nucleobase:cation symporter-2 family protein, whose translation MKIAALGFQHVLAMYAGAILVPLIVGEALGLTVEQLTYLVAIDIFMCGIATLFQVMNNRFFGIGLPVVLGCTFTAVAPMIAIGGQYGITAIYGAIIVSGIFVVLISGFFGKLVRFFPPVVTGSVVTIIGITLIPVAINNLGGGQGASDFGSLANISLGFGTLLFIILMYRFTTGFLRSISILIGLAIGTIIASFMGRVDFTAVADASYFHMIQPFYFGTPTFEWPAIITMILVAMVSLVESTGVYFALGDITDKKLKEKDLTKGYRAEGLAILLGGIFNALQYTAFSQNVGLIQMTGVKKLRVIVVAGIMLIALGLIPKIAALTTIIPTAVLGGAMVAMFGMVIAQGIKMLSAVISDSHENSMIIACSVGMGLGVTVVPELFAQIPNSLQILTSNGIVAGSVTAIVLNILFHMLPQRSKKQQTTDSRELAEDIV comes from the coding sequence ATGAAGATCGCAGCTCTGGGATTTCAACATGTATTAGCAATGTATGCAGGAGCCATTTTAGTACCATTAATTGTTGGGGAAGCGCTTGGGCTAACAGTTGAACAATTAACATATCTTGTAGCCATCGATATCTTTATGTGTGGTATTGCTACACTATTTCAAGTTATGAATAATCGTTTCTTTGGTATTGGTTTGCCAGTAGTATTAGGATGTACATTTACAGCAGTTGCACCAATGATTGCCATTGGTGGGCAATATGGGATAACTGCTATCTATGGAGCGATTATTGTTTCAGGTATATTTGTAGTTCTAATTAGTGGATTTTTCGGCAAACTTGTTCGATTTTTCCCACCAGTTGTAACTGGCTCAGTAGTAACCATCATTGGTATTACTCTAATTCCAGTCGCTATTAACAATCTTGGCGGTGGACAAGGTGCAAGTGACTTTGGTTCATTAGCAAATATTTCACTTGGATTTGGCACATTATTATTTATTATACTTATGTATCGCTTTACAACTGGATTTTTACGCTCCATATCTATTTTAATTGGATTAGCTATAGGTACAATTATTGCTAGTTTCATGGGAAGAGTTGATTTTACGGCAGTTGCAGATGCGTCTTACTTCCATATGATTCAACCTTTTTATTTTGGGACTCCGACCTTTGAATGGCCGGCAATTATTACAATGATATTAGTTGCGATGGTATCGTTAGTGGAATCTACCGGAGTATATTTTGCTTTAGGGGATATCACAGATAAGAAATTAAAAGAGAAAGATTTAACGAAAGGATATCGTGCAGAAGGGTTGGCCATTTTACTAGGTGGGATATTTAATGCTTTACAATATACAGCATTTTCTCAAAACGTTGGTTTAATTCAAATGACTGGCGTGAAAAAATTAAGAGTAATTGTTGTTGCGGGTATCATGTTGATTGCTTTAGGATTAATACCAAAAATAGCAGCACTTACTACAATTATTCCAACAGCTGTATTAGGAGGGGCAATGGTAGCAATGTTTGGTATGGTCATTGCTCAAGGGATCAAGATGCTTAGTGCAGTAATTAGCGACTCGCATGAAAATTCTATGATCATTGCATGCTCCGTTGGGATGGGCTTAGGTGTTACAGTTGTCCCAGAACTATTTGCACAAATTCCGAATAGTTTACAAATATTAACGAGTAATGGAATTGTAGCAGGTAGCGTAACTGCAATAGTATTAAATATATTATTTCATATGTTACCACAGCGTTCTAAAAAACAACAAACAACTGATAGCAGAGAGTTAGCAGAGGATATTGTTTAA
- a CDS encoding sugar O-acetyltransferase yields MKTEKQKMIDGELYKPADPELYKARQFARRATRYYNATTEEDVVKRSGMLKELFGSTGKNIFIEPHFRCDYGFNIHIGENFYANFDCILLDICEIRIGEDCMLAPGVKIFTATHPLHPVERKSGLEYGKPVTIGDNVWIGGGAIINPGVTIGDNAVIASGAVVTKNVPTNTVYGGNPAKFMKEILL; encoded by the coding sequence TTGAAAACAGAGAAGCAAAAGATGATAGACGGCGAATTATATAAACCAGCGGACCCTGAATTATATAAAGCGAGACAATTTGCGAGAAGAGCAACTCGCTACTATAATGCGACAACGGAAGAGGATGTTGTAAAACGTTCAGGTATGTTAAAAGAATTATTTGGTAGTACCGGAAAAAATATTTTTATTGAACCTCATTTTCGATGTGACTATGGTTTTAATATTCATATTGGGGAGAATTTCTACGCTAATTTTGATTGTATATTGTTGGATATTTGTGAAATAAGAATTGGTGAAGATTGTATGTTGGCACCAGGAGTCAAGATTTTTACTGCTACTCATCCACTTCACCCAGTTGAAAGAAAGAGCGGACTGGAGTATGGAAAGCCTGTTACCATAGGAGATAATGTCTGGATTGGTGGCGGAGCAATTATTAATCCCGGTGTAACAATCGGAGATAATGCGGTAATAGCTTCAGGTGCCGTTGTTACGAAAAACGTTCCTACAAATACAGTGTACGGAGGAAACCCGGCAAAGTTTATGAAAGAGATATTGTTATAG
- a CDS encoding DNA-deoxyinosine glycosylase, with protein sequence MDRLQSFAPVIPDDPRVLIVGSMPGVKSLAEQQYYGNPRNHFWSIMFTLLEEKRVDNYQDKLSMLKRHGIALWDTIGSCYREGSLDVNIQDAEPNDIIGLVQDYPTIKLIGCNGTKAYDIFRKNFSLESFPNVDVVKLPSTSPIPGKYNKNLEEKIEAWKIIIDSNE encoded by the coding sequence ATGGATCGATTACAATCATTTGCTCCAGTTATTCCTGATGATCCAAGAGTATTAATAGTTGGTTCAATGCCTGGAGTGAAATCACTTGCAGAACAACAATATTATGGTAATCCAAGAAATCATTTTTGGAGCATCATGTTTACATTATTGGAAGAAAAACGTGTAGACAACTATCAAGATAAATTAAGTATGTTAAAAAGACATGGTATTGCTCTATGGGATACCATTGGAAGTTGTTATCGAGAAGGGAGTTTAGATGTGAATATTCAAGATGCTGAACCTAACGACATTATTGGATTAGTACAAGATTACCCCACAATTAAATTGATTGGCTGCAATGGCACAAAAGCGTATGACATATTTAGAAAAAATTTTTCTTTAGAAAGCTTCCCGAATGTTGATGTGGTTAAATTACCTTCTACTAGTCCAATTCCTGGTAAATACAATAAAAACTTAGAAGAAAAGATCGAGGCTTGGAAAATTATTATAGATAGTAACGAATAA
- a CDS encoding SDR family oxidoreductase, producing the protein MKYTFFITGFPGFLARHLVEQLLVDYQEDIEHIYLLTLPTELAAAREAINQSAYHSIPRDRYSIISGDITKTNLAIEPHINRQLQEKVTHVFHLAAIYDLAVPFDIAWRVNVHGTKNVNNWLKTLGSLNRYIYFSTAYVSGTRQGTILETELNMDQTFKNHYEASKFEAEVLVETLKETIPTTIIRPGIVKGHSETGYTEKFDGIYFLLNMFERMKMIKHIPFISEGNVEGNFVPYDYVLKATSYLGFHPIGEGKTYHLTDPAPYTMRQLYQMIAEIHLSVTPNKTIPISLANYPLSLSFIRKWLQTEKEALAYFENNCSYSSTQASKDLEKTTIQCPDFKDQLQPMIDFYHKYKNDYQRHVIIT; encoded by the coding sequence ATGAAGTATACTTTTTTCATTACTGGGTTTCCAGGATTTTTAGCTAGACACCTAGTTGAGCAATTACTTGTCGATTATCAAGAAGATATCGAACATATCTATCTACTTACTTTACCAACGGAATTAGCAGCAGCTCGAGAAGCAATTAACCAATCTGCTTATCATTCCATACCACGAGATCGTTATTCTATTATAAGTGGAGATATAACCAAAACAAATCTTGCTATAGAACCCCATATAAATAGACAATTACAAGAGAAAGTGACACATGTATTTCATTTAGCAGCTATTTATGATTTAGCTGTCCCATTTGATATTGCATGGAGAGTTAATGTTCATGGTACGAAAAACGTCAATAATTGGCTTAAAACATTAGGGAGTTTAAATCGATACATATACTTTAGTACTGCTTATGTATCTGGGACTCGACAAGGCACTATTTTGGAAACAGAGCTCAACATGGACCAAACTTTTAAAAATCATTATGAGGCTTCAAAATTTGAAGCTGAAGTTCTTGTAGAAACTCTAAAAGAAACGATACCAACCACAATTATACGACCAGGAATTGTCAAAGGGCATTCAGAAACTGGTTACACTGAAAAATTTGATGGAATATACTTTTTATTGAATATGTTTGAACGTATGAAAATGATAAAACATATTCCTTTTATAAGTGAAGGAAATGTAGAAGGTAATTTTGTACCTTACGATTATGTACTGAAAGCAACAAGTTATCTCGGATTTCATCCGATCGGAGAAGGTAAAACCTATCATTTAACTGACCCAGCGCCATATACAATGAGACAGTTGTACCAAATGATAGCTGAAATTCACTTGAGCGTAACACCAAATAAAACTATTCCTATATCCCTTGCAAATTATCCACTTTCCTTATCTTTTATTCGCAAATGGTTACAAACGGAAAAAGAAGCATTAGCCTATTTTGAAAACAACTGTTCATATAGTAGTACACAGGCATCAAAAGATTTAGAAAAGACAACAATTCAATGCCCTGATTTTAAAGACCAATTGCAACCCATGATCGATTTTTATCATAAATACAAAAATGATTATCAACGTCATGTAATCATTACTTAG
- a CDS encoding SAM hydrolase/SAM-dependent halogenase family protein, with amino-acid sequence MKNPLVLQTDFGLSDGAVNAMYGVSISVDPNLKIYDLTHDIPPFNIWDASYRLSQTIDYWPEGTIFISVVDPGVGTDRLSVVAKTKSNHYIVTPNNGTLTHIADRIGITEVRIIDEKVNRLPRSGESYTFHGRDVYAYTGARLAAGNINYEGVGPSIDISEIITLPLPGSSSENGIILGNIDILDVRFGNLWTNIDRQMFIQEGYFYGDWVEVSIENERKKKYQNHILFGRSFAETRLGEPLLFVNSLDKLAVAINQGSFANAYQIETGSDWRIYITKSKQKN; translated from the coding sequence ATGAAAAACCCCCTAGTATTACAAACAGATTTTGGTTTAAGTGATGGAGCAGTAAATGCTATGTATGGTGTATCGATTTCGGTAGACCCTAATTTAAAGATTTATGATTTAACTCATGATATCCCTCCATTTAATATTTGGGATGCTTCTTATCGGTTGTCTCAGACAATTGATTACTGGCCAGAAGGTACCATATTTATATCGGTTGTCGATCCAGGAGTAGGTACGGATCGTTTAAGTGTAGTTGCGAAAACAAAGAGTAATCACTACATCGTCACGCCAAATAATGGAACACTGACTCATATCGCAGATCGAATTGGAATTACAGAAGTAAGAATAATTGATGAAAAAGTAAACAGGCTACCACGTTCTGGAGAATCTTATACATTTCACGGGAGAGATGTTTATGCGTATACTGGTGCAAGATTAGCTGCAGGGAATATTAATTATGAAGGTGTTGGGCCATCTATTGATATCTCTGAAATCATTACTTTACCTCTACCTGGCTCGTCTTCTGAAAATGGTATTATATTAGGGAATATTGATATTTTAGATGTTCGTTTCGGGAATTTATGGACAAATATAGATCGACAAATGTTTATCCAAGAAGGGTATTTTTATGGTGATTGGGTGGAAGTATCTATTGAAAATGAGCGAAAGAAAAAGTATCAAAATCATATTCTGTTTGGACGTTCCTTCGCTGAAACACGTTTGGGAGAGCCCTTATTATTTGTGAATTCATTGGATAAACTAGCAGTCGCTATCAATCAAGGGTCATTTGCGAACGCATATCAAATTGAAACGGGCTCAGATTGGAGGATATATATCACAAAATCTAAACAAAAAAATTAA